In one Denitratisoma sp. genomic region, the following are encoded:
- a CDS encoding transglutaminase-like cysteine peptidase produces MISQTGEDRLSRLSATVRRFGAWLAVFLLCQGTVADIEKMQSMLLRYGGAAAMFRDWRQLIDDSRALGTRDRLRRINEFFNRKIQFVDDSQVWGQTDYWATPLETLAKGKGDCEDFTIAKYFTLLDAGIANEQLRLIYVKARIGGSASQVTQAHMVLAFYPEPDAEPLILDNLITDIRPASRRPDLQPMFSFNSQGIWANPNASGVPAASGPGRLTRWQDLLRRAKAEGIEF; encoded by the coding sequence ATGATATCGCAGACAGGGGAGGACAGGCTATCGCGGCTGAGTGCGACGGTGCGCCGTTTCGGCGCATGGCTGGCCGTATTCCTCCTGTGCCAGGGCACGGTCGCCGATATCGAGAAGATGCAGTCGATGTTGCTGCGGTATGGCGGTGCGGCCGCGATGTTCCGCGACTGGCGGCAATTGATCGACGACAGCAGGGCGCTGGGGACGCGGGACAGGCTTAGGCGCATCAATGAGTTCTTCAATCGAAAAATCCAGTTTGTGGACGACAGCCAGGTCTGGGGACAGACGGACTACTGGGCAACACCCCTCGAGACCCTGGCCAAGGGCAAGGGCGACTGCGAGGATTTCACCATCGCCAAATATTTCACGCTCTTGGACGCCGGCATAGCGAACGAGCAGTTGCGCCTGATTTACGTCAAGGCCAGGATCGGCGGGTCGGCCAGCCAGGTGACCCAGGCACACATGGTGCTTGCCTTTTATCCCGAGCCCGACGCGGAACCGCTGATTCTCGACAACCTGATCACCGACATTCGTCCTGCGTCACGCCGCCCCGATCTGCAGCCGATGTTCAGCTTCAACAGCCAGGGCATTTGGGCAAATCCAAACGCAAGCGGCGTGCCAGCCGCATCCGGCCCCGGCCGTCTGACGCGCTGGCAGGATCTCCTCAGGCGGGCGAAGGCCGAGGGAATCGAATTTTGA
- a CDS encoding EAL domain-containing protein encodes MYRQLWLAVIVSMLVALAGSLLASSLSARSYLAEQLSMKNTDNAATLALSLSLKSPDLVETELAVSALFDSGHYELIRVVDPRGNVLVERRMAPGSYGAPAWFVRLLPIEARPGQAQISSGWKQVGTVHLVSNSRFAYESLWQNVWELAGALFLATLVGGYLGTLILRRLRAPLQAVIGQARAITERRFVTIEEPDVPELKQLAAAMNATVGRLQGMFEEEAARLDAVRREANCDSLTGLANRSHFLARLHQALEAEDSRGIGLILVRVADLAGVNRRLGRDATDELLRRFAAVLQAEAAQQADSLVARLNGADFALLVMGQSGAGPLAGRLLPRLVQEAAPFVGEGPVAHVGLGAFPRGAEMSAVLSQADAALAAAEADGGNVIREAGHAAGEDAPKSAEEWSRLIRHALDQHWVRLISFPVVDFSQRLIHRECPLRLMLDEQGEWLPAGRFLPIAERLKLTSRLDLSAIALGLADLAANPAVTGLAVNLSASSLQDRAFRGELSGLLRQNAQAARRLWLEVAESGALKHFDAFRDLCSELKRSGCRVGIEHFGRQFSQVGQLHGLGIDYIKVDASFVRELDKNPGNQAFLKGLCAIVHGIGIQVIAEGVVSDAEMQALAGVGFDGATGPAVREPAA; translated from the coding sequence ATGTATCGTCAACTTTGGCTTGCAGTCATCGTCAGCATGCTGGTCGCGCTGGCCGGCAGCCTGCTCGCCTCTTCCCTGAGCGCGCGCAGCTACCTTGCCGAGCAGCTGTCGATGAAGAACACCGACAATGCGGCGACCTTGGCGCTTTCGCTCAGCCTGAAGTCGCCCGACCTGGTGGAAACCGAGCTTGCGGTTTCCGCCTTGTTCGACAGCGGACATTACGAGCTGATTCGCGTCGTCGATCCCCGCGGAAACGTTCTGGTCGAGCGGCGGATGGCGCCCGGGAGCTATGGCGCGCCGGCATGGTTCGTCCGTCTGCTGCCGATCGAAGCGCGGCCGGGCCAGGCGCAGATCAGCAGCGGCTGGAAGCAGGTCGGTACGGTGCACCTGGTGAGCAACAGCCGCTTCGCCTATGAATCCCTCTGGCAAAACGTCTGGGAACTGGCCGGTGCGCTTTTCCTGGCGACGCTGGTGGGCGGCTATCTCGGCACGCTGATTCTGCGCCGCCTGCGCGCACCCCTCCAGGCCGTCATTGGCCAGGCGCGGGCGATCACCGAGCGTCGCTTCGTCACCATCGAAGAGCCGGATGTGCCGGAGCTGAAACAGCTGGCTGCGGCGATGAATGCGACCGTGGGGCGCCTGCAGGGCATGTTCGAGGAAGAGGCCGCTCGCCTGGATGCGGTCCGGCGCGAGGCGAACTGCGATTCGCTGACCGGGCTGGCCAACCGCAGCCATTTCCTGGCGCGTCTGCATCAGGCGCTGGAGGCCGAGGATTCGCGCGGCATCGGGCTGATCCTGGTGCGGGTGGCGGATCTGGCCGGCGTCAACCGGCGGCTGGGTCGCGATGCGACCGACGAGCTGTTGCGCCGTTTTGCGGCCGTCCTGCAGGCGGAGGCGGCGCAGCAGGCCGACAGTCTGGTGGCGCGCCTGAACGGCGCCGATTTTGCGTTGCTCGTGATGGGACAGTCGGGCGCCGGGCCGCTGGCCGGGCGCCTGCTGCCGCGTCTGGTCCAGGAGGCCGCGCCCTTCGTCGGAGAGGGCCCGGTCGCCCATGTCGGATTGGGTGCTTTCCCCCGCGGCGCGGAGATGAGCGCCGTGCTGTCCCAGGCGGATGCGGCGCTGGCGGCGGCGGAAGCCGATGGCGGCAACGTCATCCGGGAAGCCGGCCACGCAGCCGGGGAGGATGCGCCGAAGAGCGCCGAGGAGTGGTCGCGGTTGATTCGCCATGCGCTCGACCAGCACTGGGTCCGGCTGATTTCGTTCCCCGTCGTCGATTTCAGCCAGCGCCTGATCCATCGCGAGTGCCCTTTGCGCCTGATGCTGGACGAACAGGGCGAGTGGCTGCCGGCCGGACGTTTCCTGCCGATCGCCGAGCGGCTGAAGCTGACTTCCAGGCTGGATCTGTCGGCGATTGCGCTGGGTCTGGCCGACCTGGCGGCGAATCCGGCCGTGACGGGGCTGGCGGTCAATCTCTCCGCCAGTTCTCTGCAGGACCGGGCCTTCCGCGGGGAGTTAAGCGGTTTGCTGCGCCAGAATGCCCAGGCTGCCAGGCGGCTGTGGCTGGAGGTGGCGGAGAGCGGCGCACTCAAGCATTTCGATGCATTCCGCGATCTGTGCAGTGAATTGAAACGCTCGGGCTGCAGGGTCGGCATCGAGCATTTCGGGCGCCAGTTCAGCCAGGTCGGCCAGCTGCATGGCCTCGGCATCGATTACATCAAGGTCGACGCCAGTTTTGTACGCGAACTCGACAAGAATCCCGGCAACCAGGCTTTCCTCAAGGGCTTGTGCGCGATCGTGCACGGCATCGGCATCCAGGTGATTGCCGAGGGCGTGGTGAGCGACGCGGAAATGCAGGCACTGGCCGGCGTGGGATTCGATGGCGCCACCGGCCCGGCGGTCCGGGAGCCGGCCGCCTGA
- a CDS encoding retention module-containing protein — protein sequence MAAAGNVVGKVAVVQGQAFARAKDGTQRPLKVGDVVYENEVIVTAENSRVELEFDNGKVFLLRAKETVTLDSAVVGSELPENRNAALLDRVGELAEITRAIAEGSSLDQLLEETAAGLTGGSDGSGHSFVQLLRIAEALTPPGYDYRLDPDSPGFNPLLQASTGGILEPAPTTTPLDTTPLDTTPPAPTIALDASITADDVINAAEAAGMIAIAGAVGGDAKVGDTVTLTVNGATYTGAVLPGLTFSIDVAGADLAADTNIAASVTTYDAAGNAASASTSESYAVDTSAPTVDAGQSFSYVENQTAGTIVGTVGASSADSLTGFRFAATGTDASADGHYRIDASGNIRLTASGAAAGVAQNDFEAAPNSFTYAVQARDAAGNWSAAENVALNVANLNEAPILSATATNPAFAEAAGQNTQAPAVAVFGGAAVSASDAGQLITGLSFTVSGIQDGAGERIVVDGRTITLGANSSGTTVTNAMAYTVTIAGDTATITLAKPAGVSEAAMQALVNGITYQDTLRDTPTAGDRIFTLTQITDTGASNNVSAPGIASTVTVTPANDAPVLDLNGALAGRNYATYFNADTGAAVPIADLDAAITDADSATITGATITLTTNRQAGDELSVGSLPAGITASAYDPATGRLTLTGTASLADYQAALRAISFDTSSTATGTRTIGVTVNDGAANSNTASTTVAILGAGNRPVLDLDADDSSGGNATAYRATYTEDGPAVAIADTDVTITDNDSANLTRATVTLTNAQAGDVLSWDAAALAALGISASLNPAGNVVTLTGIAPVADYQAALQAVYFAAGGGDTPNTTARNISITVADEAGNSNTAATTVAVVAVNDAPTAAIVPTDYAATEQTVLNLAGTGLSIGDIDSGTASVRAILSVTSGTISAAGAGVTVSGNGTATVTLTGTLSAINDLLAGNGGATLTYINNANNPPASATLTLTANDLGRTGTGGVLTATDTATITIAPENDAPVLARPGTLNYTENQTARAIDSLLAVADPDNATLSSATVRISGNYQAGQDILGFNNSNPATYGNIAASFDATTGTLSLASAGGTATVAQWQAALRAVTYRNTSDNPDSAPRTVAYQIDDGQPLNSASNALTSTINVIPVNDAPVLDLNGALAGRNYATYFNADTGAAVPIADLDAAITDADSATITGATITLTTNRQAGDELSVGSLPAGITASAYDPATGRLTLTGTASLADYQAALRAISFDTSSTATGTRTIGVTVNDGAANSNTASTTVAILGAGNRPVLDLDADDSSGGNATAYRATYTEDGPAVAIADTDVTITDNDSANLTRATVTLTNAQAGDVLSWDAAALAALGISASLNPAGNVVTLTGIAPVADYQAALQAVFYSTTSDTPNTAIVRNVSVVARDEAGNSNAATASITVIAVNDAPTASNVTATGLEDAASIPVTFAASDADGSIASYTVTSLPANGVLYSDAALTIPVSAGDIVTDATLYFVPAADWNGNTSFNYTATDDGGAASNPATASLTVTPVADATTVTLSSATSGAAITEGGSITYTASVGSPVTGSDLVVSLSNGATIXIPVGQSNASTAVAVRADXPYLNGXDXLSVSISSTAGGNFESVSTTGTVSNTVVDDTDAVYAEISVSAASVAEGDSLTYTVTLKDSGGNAVTVPAGSSVAIALSWSGAAAGGTDTGALPTSVTVGGGASSATFVVTTTNDTLVEANEPLVATITGVTDINGSFESIATGSNAIATSTILNNDSFTVADTAGDDDDANENRDADAGNDIVHSGAIGNVSSEVVLSVDDSVASGLTSNGEAITYAWNAGSRTLTASTASGTVFTVTLNATNDGYAFRQIRGIDHPAIADEAHGMNIPLTVLAKDGSGNLITTAGFTVTVNDDAPSVTGDKLIVTPNDGAHAESGYLAEATISNDVTGITWNTASLPSLVFEGKPILYVDHGNGTLTGELSDGTLIFRLTIDPTTVNASNNPQYSFELLNAVGRIGTLGSETTYTVISGGNIDNLDLGFGGYLVDSMTAVDALGAVSTVNTNNNWIGVGGNWFDAGERLFMNFTDPSGNAGQVRGINMIVEGQGSAAYTLSWTVTAAIDDSGNSVTYSGSINGVGNADVPFSIPLSNGALYFTSLEISSPPGGGQFRIGFSGVSANNYFSDIPLDFSYTMTDADNDTATGLVDVTLTAPPIDYTPVARADSVSATEDTVLSGNLAANDALSQDGGNVWALGNQAMHGTAVVNADGTFSYTPNPHFSGTDSFTYTLTDADGDVSTATVTVNVSPVADTPLLSVTATPTSVLFQTSWESAPDSNNSSETVSANPFEGWTRLDAPDPYSGGTNTLEIWSNGDSQQRQDGGSNTIYAAPGNGVDWLELNNASSNVQTIGISRTVATQAGLVYQLSFDYAGRPGFTGDYTNISVQVDGTTVASYSATSPQTYLDWKNLKLSIVGDGASHTISILTTATSFNPNGRGAMIDDIVLIGVQGVAANNAVGGTMTDIQLANYVSASLVDSDGSETLSLSLSGVPAGAQIVAGTNTYTESGGVITIQGSDLATAMLRIDGSYLGNLHISVTATATESATGATATAATQTLDLHVMPQENAIVAADIVDSTGNLITGTSAANTLSGTNNAEVIDGGAGNDTISASGGNDVILGGSGSDTLTGGAGADVFKWVLGDSGTPGTPATDTITDGNAFNSTAGEALDLRDLLQGEVHAGLNAGNLADFLHFERSGSSTRVHISTTGGFSGDAHAPGGTYTSGVEDMTIVLNGVNLVGTNTTDQQIIQDLLNRGKLITD from the coding sequence ATGGCTGCAGCAGGCAATGTCGTCGGAAAAGTCGCGGTTGTTCAGGGGCAGGCCTTCGCCCGGGCCAAGGATGGCACCCAGCGCCCGCTCAAGGTGGGCGATGTCGTTTATGAAAACGAAGTCATCGTCACCGCCGAGAACAGCCGAGTCGAACTGGAGTTCGACAACGGCAAGGTCTTCCTGCTGCGTGCCAAGGAAACCGTCACGCTCGACAGCGCCGTCGTCGGCTCGGAACTGCCGGAGAACCGCAACGCCGCCCTGCTCGACCGCGTCGGCGAGCTGGCCGAGATCACCCGCGCCATCGCCGAAGGCAGCAGCCTCGACCAGCTGCTCGAGGAAACCGCCGCCGGCCTGACGGGTGGCAGCGACGGCAGCGGCCACAGCTTCGTGCAGCTGCTGCGCATCGCCGAGGCGCTCACCCCCCCCGGCTACGACTACCGGCTCGACCCCGACAGCCCGGGATTCAATCCGTTGCTTCAGGCATCAACCGGCGGAATTCTCGAACCCGCGCCCACCACCACCCCACTCGACACCACCCCACTCGACACCACCCCGCCCGCGCCAACCATCGCGCTCGACGCCAGCATCACCGCCGACGACGTCATCAACGCGGCCGAAGCCGCCGGCATGATCGCCATCGCCGGCGCCGTCGGCGGCGACGCCAAGGTCGGCGACACCGTCACCCTCACCGTCAACGGCGCCACCTACACCGGCGCCGTCCTGCCGGGACTGACTTTCAGCATCGATGTCGCCGGCGCCGATCTCGCCGCCGACACCAACATCGCCGCCTCGGTCACCACGTATGACGCCGCCGGCAACGCCGCCAGCGCCTCCACCAGCGAGTCCTACGCCGTCGATACCAGTGCGCCGACAGTCGACGCCGGCCAGAGCTTCAGCTACGTCGAGAACCAGACCGCCGGCACCATCGTCGGCACGGTCGGCGCCAGCAGCGCCGACAGCCTCACCGGCTTCCGCTTCGCCGCCACCGGCACCGACGCCAGCGCCGACGGCCATTACCGGATCGATGCTTCCGGCAACATCCGCCTCACCGCCAGCGGCGCCGCCGCAGGCGTGGCGCAGAACGATTTCGAGGCCGCGCCCAACAGCTTCACCTACGCCGTGCAGGCGCGCGATGCTGCCGGCAACTGGTCGGCCGCCGAGAACGTCGCCCTCAACGTCGCCAACCTCAACGAAGCGCCGATCCTCTCGGCGACCGCAACCAATCCCGCCTTCGCGGAAGCCGCCGGACAGAACACGCAGGCGCCCGCGGTAGCGGTGTTCGGCGGCGCGGCGGTCAGCGCGTCCGATGCCGGCCAGCTGATCACCGGCCTCTCGTTCACCGTCTCCGGCATCCAGGACGGCGCCGGCGAGCGCATCGTCGTCGACGGCCGCACCATCACCCTGGGCGCCAACAGCAGCGGCACCACCGTGACCAACGCCATGGCCTACACGGTGACGATCGCCGGCGACACGGCGACGATCACCCTCGCCAAACCCGCCGGCGTGAGCGAAGCAGCCATGCAGGCGCTGGTCAACGGCATCACCTACCAGGACACCCTCCGCGACACGCCGACCGCGGGCGACCGCATATTCACCCTGACCCAGATCACCGACACCGGCGCCAGCAACAACGTCTCGGCGCCCGGCATCGCTTCCACCGTCACGGTGACGCCGGCGAACGATGCGCCGGTGCTGGACCTGAACGGTGCGCTGGCGGGCCGCAACTATGCGACCTATTTCAATGCCGACACGGGCGCGGCGGTCCCGATCGCCGACCTCGACGCAGCCATCACCGACGCCGACAGCGCAACGATCACCGGCGCCACGATCACCCTCACCACCAACCGCCAGGCCGGCGACGAACTGAGCGTCGGCAGCCTGCCGGCCGGCATCACGGCCAGCGCCTACGATCCGGCCACCGGTCGCCTCACCCTGACCGGCACCGCCAGCCTCGCCGACTACCAGGCCGCGCTGCGCGCCATCAGCTTCGACACCAGCTCGACCGCCACCGGCACGCGCACGATCGGCGTCACCGTCAACGACGGCGCCGCCAACAGCAACACCGCCAGCACCACCGTCGCCATCCTCGGCGCCGGCAACCGCCCCGTCCTCGACCTCGATGCCGACGACAGCAGCGGCGGCAATGCCACCGCCTATCGCGCCACCTACACCGAGGACGGCCCCGCCGTGGCGATCGCCGACACCGACGTCACGATCACCGACAACGACAGCGCCAACCTGACGCGCGCCACCGTCACCCTCACCAACGCCCAGGCCGGCGACGTGCTCTCCTGGGACGCCGCCGCCCTCGCCGCCCTCGGCATCTCGGCCAGCCTCAACCCCGCCGGAAACGTCGTCACCCTCACCGGCATCGCACCCGTCGCCGATTACCAGGCCGCCCTGCAGGCGGTGTACTTCGCCGCCGGCGGCGGCGACACGCCGAACACGACCGCCCGCAATATCAGCATCACGGTGGCCGACGAAGCCGGCAACAGCAACACGGCGGCCACGACCGTCGCCGTCGTCGCGGTCAACGATGCGCCGACTGCCGCGATCGTCCCGACCGACTACGCCGCCACCGAGCAGACTGTCCTGAACCTGGCCGGCACCGGCCTCTCCATCGGCGACATCGATTCCGGCACGGCCTCCGTGCGCGCCATCCTCAGCGTCACCAGCGGCACGATCAGCGCCGCCGGCGCGGGCGTCACGGTGTCGGGCAACGGCACCGCCACCGTCACGCTCACCGGCACGCTGTCCGCCATCAACGACCTGCTGGCCGGCAACGGCGGCGCCACGCTCACGTACATCAACAACGCCAACAACCCGCCGGCTAGCGCGACGCTGACCCTGACGGCGAACGACCTGGGCAGGACGGGTACGGGCGGCGTTCTCACCGCCACCGACACGGCGACCATCACCATCGCCCCCGAGAACGACGCCCCCGTCCTCGCCCGGCCCGGCACGCTCAACTACACCGAGAACCAGACGGCGCGGGCCATCGACAGCCTGCTCGCCGTCGCCGACCCCGACAACGCAACCCTCTCCAGCGCGACGGTCCGGATCAGCGGCAACTATCAGGCCGGCCAGGACATCCTCGGCTTCAACAACTCCAATCCGGCCACCTACGGCAACATCGCCGCCAGCTTCGATGCGACGACCGGCACCCTGAGCCTGGCCTCTGCCGGCGGCACGGCCACGGTGGCGCAATGGCAGGCCGCCCTGCGCGCGGTGACTTACCGCAACACCTCCGACAATCCGGACAGCGCACCGCGCACCGTCGCCTACCAGATCGACGACGGCCAGCCGCTCAATAGTGCCAGCAACGCGCTGACGAGCACGATCAACGTCATTCCCGTCAACGATGCGCCGGTGCTGGACCTGAACGGTGCGCTGGCGGGCCGCAACTATGCGACCTATTTCAATGCCGACACGGGCGCGGCGGTCCCGATCGCCGACCTCGACGCAGCCATCACCGACGCCGACAGCGCAACGATCACCGGCGCCACGATCACCCTCACCACCAACCGCCAGGCCGGCGACGAACTGAGCGTCGGCAGCCTGCCGGCCGGCATCACGGCCAGCGCCTACGATCCGGCCACCGGTCGCCTCACCCTGACCGGCACCGCCAGCCTCGCCGACTACCAGGCCGCGCTGCGCGCCATCAGCTTCGACACCAGCTCGACCGCCACCGGCACGCGCACGATCGGCGTCACCGTCAACGACGGCGCCGCCAACAGCAACACCGCCAGCACCACCGTCGCCATCCTCGGCGCCGGCAACCGCCCCGTCCTCGACCTCGATGCCGACGACAGCAGCGGCGGCAATGCCACCGCCTATCGCGCCACCTACACCGAGGACGGCCCCGCCGTGGCGATCGCCGACACCGACGTCACGATCACCGACAACGACAGCGCCAACCTGACGCGCGCCACCGTCACCCTCACCAACGCCCAGGCCGGCGACGTGCTCTCCTGGGACGCCGCCGCCCTCGCCGCCCTCGGCATCTCGGCCAGCCTCAACCCCGCCGGAAACGTCGTCACCCTCACCGGCATCGCACCCGTCGCCGATTACCAGGCCGCCCTGCAGGCGGTTTTCTACTCGACGACGAGCGATACGCCGAATACCGCCATTGTGCGTAACGTGTCCGTCGTGGCCCGCGACGAAGCCGGCAATAGCAACGCGGCGACTGCCTCCATTACCGTGATCGCCGTCAACGACGCACCGACAGCGAGCAACGTCACCGCCACCGGCCTAGAAGACGCCGCCTCCATCCCGGTTACCTTCGCGGCTTCGGACGCAGACGGCAGCATCGCCAGCTACACCGTCACCAGCCTGCCGGCCAACGGCGTGCTCTACAGCGATGCCGCGCTCACCATTCCGGTATCCGCGGGCGACATCGTCACCGACGCCACCCTGTATTTCGTACCGGCCGCCGACTGGAACGGCAACACCAGCTTCAACTACACCGCCACCGACGATGGCGGTGCCGCCTCCAACCCGGCCACCGCCAGCCTCACCGTCACCCCCGTGGCCGACGCGACCACCGTCACCCTCTCCTCGGCCACCAGCGGCGCGGCCATCACCGAGGGCGGCTCGATCACCTACACCGCCAGCGTCGGCAGCCCCGTCACCGGCTCCGACCTGGTGGTGAGCCTCTCCAACGGCGCCACCATCMCCATCCCGGTCGGCCAGAGCAACGCCTCCACCGCGGTGGCCGTGCGCGCCGACGMCCCCTATCTGAACGGCMCCGACMCCCTCAGCGTGTCGATCAGCTCGACCGCCGGCGGCAATTTCGAGAGCGTGTCGACCACCGGCACGGTCAGCAACACCGTCGTCGACGACACCGACGCCGTGTATGCGGAAATCAGCGTCAGCGCGGCAAGCGTGGCAGAAGGCGACAGCCTCACCTACACGGTGACGCTGAAGGACAGCGGCGGCAACGCAGTGACGGTGCCCGCAGGCAGCAGCGTTGCCATAGCATTGAGCTGGAGCGGTGCCGCCGCGGGCGGCACCGACACCGGCGCGTTGCCTACGTCGGTAACGGTGGGCGGCGGCGCCAGCAGCGCCACCTTTGTCGTCACCACCACGAACGACACGCTGGTCGAAGCCAACGAGCCGCTGGTCGCCACCATCACCGGCGTGACGGATATAAATGGCAGCTTCGAGTCGATCGCGACCGGCAGCAACGCCATCGCCACCAGCACCATTCTCAACAACGACAGCTTTACCGTTGCCGACACTGCAGGCGACGACGACGATGCAAACGAGAATCGCGATGCCGATGCGGGCAACGACATCGTGCATAGCGGCGCCATCGGCAATGTGTCGTCGGAGGTCGTGCTGTCGGTGGACGACTCGGTGGCCTCCGGACTAACCTCCAACGGCGAGGCAATCACCTATGCCTGGAATGCGGGAAGCCGGACCCTGACGGCGAGCACGGCCAGCGGCACGGTATTCACGGTAACCCTCAATGCCACCAACGACGGCTATGCTTTCCGACAGATTCGCGGCATCGACCATCCGGCCATCGCCGACGAGGCCCATGGCATGAATATCCCGCTGACCGTGCTGGCGAAAGACGGGAGCGGCAATCTGATCACGACGGCAGGCTTTACCGTCACCGTCAACGACGATGCGCCATCAGTAACCGGCGACAAGCTCATCGTCACACCCAACGACGGCGCCCATGCGGAATCGGGATATCTCGCCGAGGCGACGATTTCCAACGATGTCACGGGTATCACCTGGAACACCGCAAGCCTACCGAGCCTGGTATTTGAGGGCAAACCGATCCTCTACGTAGACCACGGCAACGGCACGCTCACCGGCGAACTATCCGACGGAACGCTCATCTTCCGACTGACAATCGACCCGACCACCGTCAACGCAAGCAACAATCCGCAATACAGCTTCGAACTGCTCAATGCGGTGGGGCGCATCGGAACGCTTGGCTCGGAAACCACCTATACGGTCATCAGCGGCGGCAACATCGACAACCTCGACCTCGGTTTCGGTGGGTATCTGGTGGACAGCATGACCGCGGTGGACGCACTTGGCGCCGTCTCGACGGTCAACACGAACAACAACTGGATCGGCGTCGGCGGCAACTGGTTCGATGCCGGGGAGAGGCTGTTCATGAACTTCACCGATCCCAGCGGAAACGCAGGCCAGGTGCGCGGCATCAACATGATCGTGGAGGGGCAGGGCAGCGCGGCCTATACGCTGAGCTGGACAGTAACCGCCGCCATAGATGATTCCGGCAATTCGGTGACGTATTCCGGAAGCATCAACGGGGTGGGTAATGCCGACGTGCCTTTCTCCATTCCTCTGTCCAATGGCGCGCTTTACTTCACCTCGCTTGAAATCAGCAGCCCGCCGGGCGGGGGCCAGTTCCGCATCGGCTTCTCCGGGGTATCGGCCAACAATTATTTTTCCGACATTCCGCTGGATTTCAGCTACACGATGACCGATGCCGACAACGACACGGCCACCGGACTGGTCGATGTCACACTCACCGCGCCGCCCATCGACTACACGCCGGTAGCGCGGGCGGACTCCGTTTCCGCCACCGAGGACACCGTTCTTAGCGGGAATCTGGCGGCCAACGACGCCCTCTCCCAGGACGGCGGCAATGTCTGGGCGCTCGGGAACCAGGCGATGCATGGCACGGCAGTGGTCAATGCCGACGGCACCTTCAGCTACACGCCGAACCCGCATTTCAGCGGCACCGACAGTTTCACCTACACCCTGACCGACGCCGACGGCGACGTGTCCACGGCCACCGTGACGGTCAATGTGTCACCGGTAGCGGACACGCCGCTGCTGAGCGTCACGGCGACCCCCACTTCGGTTCTGTTCCAGACCAGCTGGGAGAGCGCGCCGGACTCGAACAACTCGTCGGAAACCGTCAGTGCGAATCCCTTTGAAGGCTGGACTCGGCTCGATGCCCCCGACCCCTATTCGGGCGGGACGAACACCCTCGAGATCTGGTCGAACGGCGATAGTCAGCAGCGCCAGGACGGCGGTTCGAATACGATTTATGCCGCTCCGGGAAATGGTGTGGATTGGCTCGAACTGAACAACGCCAGCAGCAACGTCCAGACCATCGGCATCTCGCGCACCGTGGCGACCCAGGCGGGTCTGGTCTATCAACTGTCGTTCGACTATGCGGGCCGGCCGGGATTCACTGGCGACTACACCAATATTTCCGTCCAGGTGGACGGCACGACCGTTGCGAGTTATTCGGCCACGAGCCCGCAAACCTACCTGGACTGGAAGAATCTCAAGCTGAGCATCGTCGGTGACGGCGCCTCTCACACGATCTCGATCCTCACCACGGCGACGAGCTTCAATCCGAATGGCCGGGGCGCCATGATCGACGATATCGTCCTGATCGGCGTCCAGGGCGTCGCCGCAAACAACGCCGTCGGCGGAACCATGACGGATATTCAACTTGCCAACTATGTATCGGCCTCTCTGGTCGACTCCGACGGATCTGAAACGTTGAGCCTGAGCTTAAGCGGCGTGCCTGCCGGCGCACAGATCGTCGCGGGAACCAACACGTACACGGAATCGGGCGGCGTCATCACCATCCAGGGCAGCGATCTCGCCACGGCAATGCTGCGCATCGACGGCAGCTACCTTGGCAATCTGCACATATCGGTGACGGCAACGGCCACCGAGTCGGCCACAGGCGCGACAGCCACCGCCGCAACCCAGACGCTGGACCTGCACGTCATGCCGCAGGAGAATGCGATCGTCGCCGCGGACATCGTCGACAGCACGGGCAACCTGATCACGGGAACGTCTGCCGCCAACACCCTGAGCGGCACCAACAACGCCGAGGTCATCGACGGCGGCGCCGGCAACGACACCATTTCCGCCTCCGGCGGCAACGATGTGATCCTGGGGGGGAGCGGCAGCGACACCCTGACCGGGGGCGCCGGTGCCGACGTCTTCAAGTGGGTGCTGGGGGACTCGGGAACGCCGGGAACGCCCGCAACCGACACCATCACCGACGGCAATGCGTTCAACTCGACAGCCGGCGAGGCACTCGACCTGCGCGACCTGCTTCAGGGCGAGGTGCACGCCGGGTTGAATGCCGGCAACCTGGCCGATTTTCTGCACTTCGAGCGCTCGGGATCCAGCACCAGGGTACACATCAGCACCACCGGCGGCTTCTCCGGGGATGCGCACGCACCGGGCGGAACATACACCTCGGGGGTTGAAGACATGACCATCGTCCTCAACGGGGTTAACCTGGTCGGCACCAATACGACCGATCAGCAGATCATCCAGGACCTGCTCAACAGGGGCAAGTTGATTACGGATTGA